One window from the genome of Paenibacillus azoreducens encodes:
- a CDS encoding transposase, with product MKNKDKAMLPISREEVEVDGIYTNEWGREETLHRGQTFPADPVLGTTEWQLSEFMFDNHHEGRTDPRLVPKENDTDKMGKITHPRRQQQGGDPS from the coding sequence ATGAAAAATAAAGATAAAGCCATGCTGCCTATTTCCCGCGAGGAGGTCGAGGTGGACGGTATTTACACCAATGAGTGGGGGCGTGAGGAAACGCTGCACCGGGGTCAAACTTTCCCTGCGGATCCGGTTCTCGGAACAACCGAATGGCAGCTTAGCGAATTCATGTTTGACAACCATCATGAAGGCCGCACGGACCCGCGCCTCGTTCCAAAGGAAAACGATACCGACAAAATGGGAAAAATCACCCATCCGCGCAGACAGCAGCAAGGCGGAGACCCTTCGTAA
- the mscL gene encoding large-conductance mechanosensitive channel protein MscL yields the protein MKGFINEFKEFAVRGNVVDLAVGVIIGGAFGKIVTSIVSDIIMPPIGLLLGGVNFGELIIPLKPDLHIHTLTEAQKIGAPVIAIGQFINTVLDFLIVAFCIFMLVKGINWLKRDTKEQPEPEKTTKDCPYCLSEIPLAATRCSHCTSVLDAKPENA from the coding sequence TTGAAAGGCTTTATTAATGAATTCAAGGAATTTGCGGTCCGCGGCAACGTCGTTGATCTGGCGGTCGGCGTCATTATTGGGGGAGCATTCGGCAAAATCGTTACGTCGATCGTAAGCGATATAATTATGCCGCCGATTGGCTTACTGCTGGGTGGCGTCAATTTCGGAGAATTGATTATTCCACTTAAACCAGATCTGCATATCCATACATTGACGGAAGCCCAAAAAATCGGGGCGCCTGTCATCGCAATCGGGCAATTCATCAATACGGTGCTTGATTTTCTGATCGTGGCTTTCTGCATTTTCATGCTTGTCAAAGGAATCAACTGGCTGAAAAGAGATACAAAAGAGCAGCCGGAGCCCGAAAAAACAACGAAAGATTGCCCTTATTGCTTGTCTGAAATCCCTTTGGCAGCCACCCGCTGCTCCCATTGCACTTCTGTTCTGGATGCCAAGCCAGAGAACGCCTGA
- a CDS encoding diacylglycerol/lipid kinase family protein — protein sequence MYLFVINKKSGNGHGYRTWIKIKAALDARAVRYRYLFTESAGQAEISIAETLSEQKKWLGVAVIGGDGTIHSVLQVLKDFGIPLAVIPAGSGNDTARGFGIPHDPLTALDIMLAGQTRTADLIATSNGLTLTALAIGFDAQVAENVNTSLYKKVCNFFRVGRFAYIVGVLHTLMTFKPCSVTVTCDGSTTTYPDAWLTAVSNVSSYGGGLHICPEAHPGDGELDICIVHGCSRLQLLRLFPTVLSGKHVRLPFVKFLRGKQLSVHFDQQRLALGDGENMSAGPYDISIEPNALQVYAV from the coding sequence ATGTATTTGTTTGTAATCAATAAAAAATCGGGCAATGGCCACGGCTACCGTACCTGGATCAAAATCAAGGCCGCCTTGGATGCCAGGGCGGTCCGTTATCGATACTTATTTACGGAAAGCGCCGGTCAGGCGGAAATCTCGATTGCAGAAACTCTCTCCGAGCAGAAGAAATGGCTGGGGGTGGCCGTCATCGGCGGAGACGGCACCATCCACAGCGTGCTGCAAGTCTTGAAGGACTTCGGCATTCCGCTTGCCGTCATCCCGGCCGGCTCCGGCAATGACACCGCCCGCGGCTTCGGCATTCCGCATGATCCGCTGACGGCGCTCGACATTATGCTCGCCGGGCAAACGAGAACGGCCGATCTGATCGCTACCTCAAATGGATTGACTCTTACGGCGCTAGCGATCGGCTTTGATGCACAGGTTGCCGAAAACGTTAATACTAGTCTTTACAAAAAGGTCTGCAATTTTTTCCGCGTTGGCCGGTTCGCGTATATCGTCGGCGTCCTGCATACGCTCATGACCTTCAAACCCTGCAGCGTCACCGTTACCTGCGACGGCTCTACAACCACCTATCCCGATGCCTGGCTAACTGCCGTTTCTAACGTCAGCAGCTATGGCGGCGGACTGCATATTTGCCCGGAGGCCCATCCCGGGGACGGCGAACTCGATATTTGCATCGTTCACGGTTGCTCGCGGCTGCAGCTTTTGCGCTTGTTTCCGACGGTGCTGAGCGGCAAGCATGTCCGGCTTCCGTTCGTGAAGTTTTTGCGCGGCAAACAGCTGTCGGTCCATTTTGACCAGCAGCGGCTCGCCCTTGGCGACGGTGAAAACATGTCCGCCGGCCCATACGATATTTCCATCGAGCCAAACGCGCTGCAGGTTTACGCAGTATAG
- a CDS encoding DUF4870 domain-containing protein yields the protein MSPFFKSSTGLPENIAATLCYLFAFIGGLVFLALEKRSRFVLFHALQSVLGFGAVMVAHMLCGFIPLIGPFIAGLVSILTLVMWIFLLFSSLQGKWIKLPWIGDLAEKQLRHL from the coding sequence ATGTCCCCCTTCTTCAAATCATCCACGGGTCTGCCCGAAAATATCGCTGCGACGCTTTGTTATCTGTTCGCCTTTATTGGCGGTCTTGTGTTTCTAGCTCTGGAGAAACGCAGCCGCTTCGTTCTGTTTCACGCGCTGCAGTCCGTGCTCGGATTCGGAGCCGTCATGGTCGCCCATATGCTGTGCGGCTTCATTCCCCTGATCGGGCCGTTTATTGCAGGACTCGTTTCCATCCTGACGCTTGTCATGTGGATCTTCCTCCTCTTCTCCTCCCTTCAAGGGAAGTGGATAAAGCTGCCCTGGATCGGCGATCTGGCGGAAAAACAGCTCCGGCATTTGTAA
- a CDS encoding nucleobase:cation symporter-2 family protein, which produces MERTIQDEGLTPESSRNPFKTFSLGIQHVLAMYAGAVIVPLIVGNALNFTVEQLTYLISIDLMACGLATLLQVWGNRFFGIGLPVMLGCAFQAVSPMIAIGLKDGVSAIYGAIIASGIFVVLFSGLFGKLIAFFPPVVTGSVVTVIGVTLIPVALNDLGGGEGAKAAGEFGSLFNLGLGFGVLLFIILMNRFAKGFIRSISVLIGLIAGTLVAAFAGHVDLAPLKEASWFHAVRPFYFGTPTFHISSILTMILVAIVSIAESTGVFMALGKIVDKDISSKDLARGYRAEGLAIVLGGIFNSFPYTTYSQNVGLVQMSRVKTRDVIVVAGGILIVIGFVPKIAALTQLVPTSVLGGAMVALFGMVVSSGIRMLGGQVDLNKFENLFIIACSVGMGLGVSVHPDLFLALPDWARILVDNGIVAGSVTAIVLNLLFNGLKGGKLPSADDSSIKERQAA; this is translated from the coding sequence ATGGAACGGACCATTCAAGATGAGGGTTTGACGCCCGAGAGCAGCAGAAATCCTTTCAAAACCTTCTCGCTGGGGATTCAACACGTGCTGGCGATGTACGCGGGCGCGGTTATCGTGCCGCTTATCGTGGGAAATGCGCTTAATTTTACGGTAGAACAGCTTACGTATCTTATATCCATTGATTTGATGGCCTGCGGATTGGCAACGCTGCTCCAAGTTTGGGGCAACCGCTTTTTCGGGATCGGCCTGCCTGTAATGTTGGGGTGTGCATTTCAAGCCGTTTCTCCGATGATCGCCATCGGACTGAAAGACGGTGTATCCGCCATTTACGGCGCGATTATTGCGTCCGGGATATTTGTTGTTTTGTTTTCGGGACTTTTCGGCAAATTGATTGCCTTTTTCCCGCCGGTAGTTACGGGATCCGTTGTGACGGTTATCGGTGTTACTCTGATTCCGGTAGCCCTGAATGACCTGGGCGGCGGTGAAGGGGCGAAGGCGGCGGGAGAGTTCGGCAGCCTGTTCAATCTCGGGCTGGGCTTTGGGGTCTTATTGTTTATCATACTGATGAATCGTTTCGCCAAAGGCTTTATACGTTCTATCTCGGTATTGATCGGCCTTATCGCGGGTACTCTGGTAGCGGCTTTCGCCGGGCACGTCGATCTGGCGCCCCTGAAGGAAGCCAGCTGGTTCCATGCGGTCAGACCGTTTTATTTCGGTACGCCTACCTTCCATATATCTTCAATTCTGACGATGATTCTGGTGGCGATTGTCAGCATTGCGGAATCGACGGGGGTATTTATGGCTCTTGGGAAAATTGTCGATAAAGACATTTCCTCGAAGGATCTTGCCCGGGGATACCGCGCGGAAGGTTTGGCCATTGTACTCGGCGGGATCTTCAACTCGTTCCCGTATACCACCTACTCGCAAAACGTTGGCCTTGTTCAAATGAGCCGCGTGAAAACAAGGGATGTGATTGTTGTTGCGGGCGGCATTCTGATCGTGATCGGTTTCGTGCCGAAAATCGCTGCTTTGACGCAGCTTGTGCCAACCTCCGTGCTTGGCGGCGCGATGGTAGCCCTGTTCGGGATGGTTGTTTCCTCCGGCATCCGTATGCTGGGAGGGCAAGTAGATCTGAACAAATTCGAAAATTTGTTTATTATTGCCTGCTCGGTAGGTATGGGGCTTGGCGTCAGCGTCCATCCGGACCTTTTCCTCGCGTTGCCGGATTGGGCCCGCATTTTGGTGGATAACGGCATCGTGGCCGGAAGCGTGACGGCCATCGTGCTTAACTTGCTGTTTAATGGATTGAAGGGCGGAAAGCTGCCTAGCGCAGATGATTCGTCCATAAAAGAAAGACAAGCCGCATAA
- a CDS encoding xanthine phosphoribosyltransferase, translated as MQLLKQKVLTEGIVLSNQVLKVDSFLNHQMDPVLMKEVGKEFKRLFADESIDRVLTIESSGIAPGIMTALELEVPLIFARKQKSLTLREDIFVEKVYSFTKQETNEITVSRKFIKPGERVLIIDDFLANGEAAFGLARIVEQAGAEVAGIGIVIEKAFQPGGRLLKEAGYRVESLVRIAALDNETVTFA; from the coding sequence ATGCAGCTGTTAAAGCAGAAGGTATTAACCGAAGGTATCGTACTCAGCAATCAAGTTCTCAAGGTCGATTCATTCCTGAACCACCAAATGGACCCTGTGCTGATGAAAGAAGTGGGGAAGGAATTCAAGCGATTGTTTGCTGACGAGTCCATTGACCGCGTTCTGACGATTGAATCTTCAGGGATTGCACCCGGGATCATGACGGCTTTGGAGCTTGAAGTGCCGCTTATTTTTGCCCGCAAGCAGAAGTCGCTGACTTTGCGCGAAGATATTTTCGTGGAAAAAGTGTATTCATTTACGAAGCAGGAAACGAATGAAATCACCGTCTCCCGCAAGTTTATCAAACCTGGGGAGCGCGTGCTGATTATCGATGATTTTCTGGCAAACGGCGAAGCAGCTTTCGGACTTGCCCGTATTGTCGAGCAGGCGGGAGCGGAAGTGGCCGGCATCGGAATCGTGATCGAAAAGGCATTCCAGCCGGGAGGACGGCTGCTGAAAGAAGCGGGTTACCGCGTAGAGTCGCTGGTCCGCATCGCCGCTCTCGACAACGAAACCGTTACTTTCGCCTAA